A window of the Tropheryma whipplei str. Twist genome harbors these coding sequences:
- the leuS gene encoding leucine--tRNA ligase, which produces MHALRALDTLCENMEYNFRALEEKWAPIWERDRLFEVDENDSETPRKYVLDMFSYPSGDLHMGHAETYAYGDFIARYWRHRGYNVLHPVGWDSFGLPAENAAIKHGSDPKVWTYRNIDQQARSMRLYAASFDWSRRLHTSDPEYYRWNQWLFLKLYKHGLAYRKKAWVNWDPSDRTVLANEQVLPDGTSERSGALVVKKKLTQWFLRITAYADRLLDDLSMLENNWPERVITMQRNWIGRSEGVSIEFNIPTLKRPVTVFTTRPETIFGVTYLALAFDSEVTEELASKSGVLGELLELRHNIDKTHEGVRGLDLKSFAIHPLTGQSVPIFAASYILSDYAKGAVMSVPGHDTRDERFAVRYNLPIVKIMEDNRLISSGKYSGQSVTQARENITRDLCAKSLGRREISYRLRDWLISRQRYWGTPIPILYDSNGSEIPVEEDDLPVLLPDSEGIDLTPSGLSPLGGIHDWVNLHKAGSLFRRDTDTMDTFFDSSWYFLRYLNPDCDTAPFTLEKAKKWGPVDQYCGGVEHAVLHLLYARFITKFLYDIGFVDFKEPFLRLINQGMVVLNGAKMSKSKGNIVEFSKEVSQHGVDVIRFALIFSGPPEEDIDWKDVSMTGAARFLSRCIQTAKEVPKRTADLSLGDIELRKHTHSLLNDIDWLVDSYRFNVIAARLMDLLNITRKKIQTIGADNPAIREAIETIAIALDMFSPYTAEEMWEILGNKYSVSKALFPEVDTTFLEQKTTCAIVQIDGRLRGRLNVLTNITTEQLVHSARSLPAIEHALSGRSVKRVICVPPKLVNFVVEPK; this is translated from the coding sequence ATGCATGCGTTACGTGCCTTAGATACATTGTGTGAGAATATGGAATACAATTTTCGTGCCTTAGAAGAAAAATGGGCCCCAATCTGGGAGCGCGATAGGTTATTTGAGGTTGATGAAAATGATTCTGAAACACCTCGAAAATACGTTTTGGATATGTTTTCCTATCCCTCAGGGGACTTACATATGGGACATGCTGAAACATATGCTTACGGTGATTTCATAGCTCGTTACTGGCGTCACAGGGGCTACAATGTACTTCATCCTGTTGGGTGGGACTCTTTTGGCTTGCCTGCGGAAAATGCCGCAATAAAGCACGGTTCAGATCCAAAAGTCTGGACTTATAGGAATATTGATCAGCAAGCAAGAAGTATGCGACTTTATGCCGCGTCGTTTGACTGGTCTCGACGGTTGCATACATCAGACCCTGAGTACTACAGATGGAATCAATGGCTTTTTCTAAAACTTTATAAACACGGTCTTGCCTACAGGAAAAAGGCATGGGTTAATTGGGATCCTTCTGACAGAACTGTTCTTGCTAATGAGCAGGTTCTACCGGATGGCACTAGCGAGCGCAGCGGAGCTTTAGTTGTCAAAAAGAAGCTTACTCAGTGGTTTTTGCGAATAACTGCGTATGCTGATCGTCTTCTTGATGACTTGAGCATGCTTGAAAATAATTGGCCAGAGCGAGTGATTACAATGCAGCGCAACTGGATCGGCCGCTCGGAGGGTGTTTCGATTGAATTCAATATTCCAACACTAAAGCGACCTGTAACGGTGTTTACAACTCGTCCTGAAACTATTTTTGGTGTCACTTATCTTGCGCTTGCTTTTGATTCTGAGGTGACAGAAGAGCTAGCGAGCAAATCTGGCGTACTAGGCGAGTTGCTCGAATTGCGACATAATATTGATAAAACCCATGAGGGTGTCCGTGGTCTAGACCTAAAATCCTTTGCAATTCACCCGCTTACAGGACAGAGTGTCCCAATTTTTGCGGCGAGCTACATTCTTTCTGACTACGCAAAGGGAGCTGTTATGTCGGTTCCAGGTCATGACACTCGCGATGAGAGGTTTGCTGTGAGGTACAACCTTCCAATAGTCAAAATTATGGAAGATAATCGCCTTATTTCTTCTGGTAAATACTCTGGGCAGAGTGTCACGCAAGCAAGGGAAAATATTACTAGAGATCTATGCGCGAAGTCCCTTGGAAGAAGAGAAATATCCTATAGGCTCCGTGACTGGCTTATTTCAAGACAGAGATATTGGGGGACCCCAATACCGATTCTGTACGATTCAAATGGCTCCGAAATTCCTGTTGAAGAAGATGATTTACCTGTTCTATTGCCGGATTCAGAGGGTATTGATCTAACTCCAAGCGGACTGTCACCACTTGGTGGTATTCATGACTGGGTAAACCTTCATAAGGCTGGTTCGCTCTTTCGAAGAGATACAGATACGATGGACACATTTTTTGATTCATCGTGGTACTTTCTGCGATATCTGAATCCTGATTGTGATACTGCGCCGTTTACCTTGGAGAAGGCTAAGAAATGGGGCCCTGTAGATCAGTACTGTGGCGGGGTTGAACATGCCGTGCTGCATTTGTTATACGCAAGGTTTATAACCAAATTCTTGTACGATATCGGGTTTGTCGATTTTAAAGAACCATTTCTGCGTCTTATAAATCAGGGCATGGTTGTCCTGAATGGGGCAAAAATGTCAAAGTCAAAGGGCAATATTGTTGAATTTTCGAAGGAAGTTTCCCAACACGGAGTTGATGTAATCCGGTTCGCTCTAATATTTTCTGGACCACCAGAAGAAGATATTGATTGGAAAGATGTATCAATGACAGGAGCGGCAAGGTTTCTATCGCGTTGCATTCAAACTGCAAAAGAAGTTCCAAAGCGCACCGCCGATCTTTCATTGGGGGATATTGAGCTCAGGAAACACACACACAGCTTATTGAATGATATCGACTGGTTAGTCGATTCTTATCGTTTTAATGTTATTGCCGCACGGCTAATGGATCTTCTGAATATAACTAGAAAAAAAATTCAGACAATAGGGGCTGATAATCCTGCTATACGAGAGGCAATTGAAACAATTGCGATTGCCCTTGATATGTTTTCCCCCTACACAGCCGAGGAAATGTGGGAAATTTTGGGCAATAAATACAGCGTCAGTAAAGCGCTTTTCCCAGAAGTTGATACAACTTTCTTAGAACAGAAAACCACCTGTGCAATAGTGCAGATAGACGGTAGACTACGAGGTCGACTGAACGTTTTGACTAATATAACAACTGAGCAGCTTGTACACAGCGCCCGGAGCCTGCCGGCAATTGAGCATGCGCTTTCTGGCAGGTCAGTAAAGCGGGTAATCTGTGTTCCACCAAAACTTGTAAACTTCGTTGTGGAGCCCAAATAG
- a CDS encoding anthranilate synthase component I family protein, producing the protein METIVEEDRGVFWVDYPVDLSEDFADSCFRYLFEALFYDSENCFWLDDARPLQNRRRSAIGSGPSVSLRSGSCLDPTDVESFFSKLLDCDPQPWPLGFVGWIDYEVGACLLGVNYPTQQDAPATGQTNLSSWICCNRAICIDYRMGLLKIISFSKNTVDAKEWVNRASTLVEKLLMKGSIDREDYIPQAKSRHLANSKLMPRNSFASGLQWLHTDQQYLQLIHRVLEKIMRGDVYQICLANRLTIRNSGNRSPFSAFWALRQKSPTQYCAYIKIGPRHFVSSSPELFLALSDNILVTEPIKGTRPRGRSPSEDSYLISELKTSEKEKAENLMIVDLMRNDFSKICSSVEVDYMYRVRTYKGLHQLVSRVSGILRPGRGFFDILCATFPAGSVTGAPKIAAVKSIYDLERARRGVYSGAFGYISGDGKNICFAMSIRSAVFCNGEVSIGSGGGVVFDSDPEFELAETKLKVAAMIDAILGR; encoded by the coding sequence ATGGAGACAATTGTGGAAGAAGATCGGGGTGTTTTTTGGGTGGATTACCCCGTTGACCTCTCCGAGGATTTTGCTGACAGTTGTTTCCGATACCTCTTTGAAGCCCTTTTTTACGATTCGGAGAATTGCTTTTGGCTGGATGATGCACGACCACTGCAAAACCGACGACGCAGTGCGATTGGCTCTGGTCCGTCGGTGAGTCTTCGATCTGGGAGCTGTCTTGATCCGACTGATGTGGAGTCTTTTTTCTCAAAGCTCTTGGATTGTGACCCACAGCCTTGGCCATTAGGCTTTGTTGGGTGGATTGATTACGAAGTTGGCGCATGTCTATTGGGTGTAAATTATCCAACACAGCAAGATGCTCCTGCTACAGGTCAAACTAATTTATCCTCGTGGATTTGCTGCAACCGCGCGATATGTATTGACTACAGAATGGGATTGCTGAAAATTATCAGTTTTTCCAAAAATACTGTTGATGCAAAAGAATGGGTAAATAGGGCTTCAACTCTGGTTGAGAAGCTCTTGATGAAAGGTTCAATAGACCGAGAAGATTATATCCCGCAGGCTAAATCAAGGCATTTAGCAAACTCAAAACTCATGCCAAGAAATAGTTTTGCTTCAGGGTTGCAGTGGCTTCATACCGATCAACAATATTTGCAACTTATTCACAGAGTTCTGGAAAAAATCATGCGTGGAGATGTTTACCAAATTTGTCTGGCTAACAGACTTACGATCAGGAACTCCGGTAACAGGTCACCATTTTCTGCCTTTTGGGCCCTTAGACAGAAAAGTCCAACACAGTACTGTGCCTATATCAAAATCGGACCGCGCCACTTTGTTAGCTCTTCCCCAGAGCTTTTTCTGGCATTATCTGACAATATTCTTGTCACAGAACCGATCAAGGGAACACGCCCAAGGGGTAGGTCTCCTTCCGAGGATTCATATCTGATATCGGAGCTTAAAACTTCTGAAAAAGAGAAAGCCGAAAACCTTATGATTGTCGATCTAATGCGCAATGATTTTAGTAAAATCTGCTCTTCGGTTGAAGTTGATTATATGTATAGGGTCAGAACATATAAGGGTTTGCATCAGCTTGTATCGAGAGTAAGCGGTATCTTGCGCCCAGGACGTGGATTTTTTGATATTTTGTGTGCAACATTTCCAGCAGGATCAGTGACCGGAGCACCCAAAATCGCAGCCGTCAAGTCTATATATGATTTGGAAAGGGCAAGAAGGGGAGTTTATTCAGGTGCATTCGGTTATATATCGGGCGATGGAAAGAATATCTGTTTTGCGATGTCTATTAGATCAGCAGTTTTTTGCAATGGAGAAGTCAGTATTGGTAGTGGAGGGGGAGTGGTGTTTGATAGCGATCCGGAGTTTGAACTTGCCGAGACTAAACTGAAGGTAGCGGCAATGATTGATGCGATTTTGGGTAGGTAG
- a CDS encoding phosphatase domain-containing protein — protein MFDFVHTFLEVISSINPLLLIGIAFVAVVLETSILIGLVVPGDAVIIVASLGVKNFGEYLLLLIAVIFGSFVGETCGFLLGKFFGKSLRKIKFKNLKFDRANSLIQQHEWKALLISRFTPVLHSVVPVAAGIAGLKYKKFIFWTMISCTLWAVLYVTFGFLAVSNYRELSGKLHYAALIFFAILVGFVTLITVIKKFAKKYSDNKDSAIQNNSLHFAAIWENRMHELLRKWARKRKRVEIINPVMGYGSEEWIRVLGRVLMVNPKSAKKNKDIRGWRSFFSIPVPGVLVKARICKCKNYAPTIGQSIGTQNASMDDSFCTCNPVEYFFRADRGGVIDAKVPVKLSPGMHTVYLATPRSGSFRCQIAIVSKRVKIGFVSDIDDTIVVTRLPRVLVAAWNTFVVNERARHPVSGMNVLFELLARANPGAPFIYLSTGAWNTAAALERFMTRNIYPQGPLLLTDWGPTHDRWFRNGNQHKRENIERLISEFPRIKWVLIGDSGQHDEGIYTEFALRYPKNVELILIRRLFAFEAFFIGRFLRRKQKKSTLKIVRYGYDGSDMLNEIRMLPKSNFTIRI, from the coding sequence GTGTTCGACTTCGTGCATACCTTCCTTGAGGTTATAAGTAGCATTAACCCACTGCTCCTAATTGGGATAGCCTTTGTGGCGGTTGTCCTTGAAACTTCGATTCTTATAGGGCTTGTGGTCCCGGGCGATGCGGTTATCATCGTAGCTTCTCTTGGGGTAAAAAACTTTGGTGAATACCTCCTTCTTTTGATTGCCGTAATATTCGGTTCATTTGTTGGCGAAACATGCGGTTTTCTTCTTGGAAAATTCTTTGGAAAATCTCTTAGGAAAATAAAATTTAAAAATCTCAAATTTGATAGAGCAAACAGCCTTATTCAGCAACACGAATGGAAGGCACTGCTTATCTCACGGTTTACGCCAGTTTTACACTCCGTAGTGCCAGTGGCGGCCGGGATTGCAGGGCTGAAATATAAAAAGTTCATTTTCTGGACGATGATTTCATGTACATTGTGGGCAGTTTTATACGTCACATTCGGTTTCTTGGCGGTAAGCAATTACCGGGAATTATCAGGAAAATTGCATTACGCAGCCCTAATCTTTTTTGCAATTCTTGTTGGCTTCGTAACACTCATAACCGTCATAAAAAAATTTGCAAAAAAATATTCTGACAACAAAGATTCAGCAATTCAAAATAATTCGCTACACTTCGCGGCAATTTGGGAAAATAGGATGCACGAATTGCTGAGAAAGTGGGCAAGAAAAAGAAAACGGGTAGAAATAATAAACCCTGTTATGGGGTACGGATCGGAAGAATGGATAAGAGTACTCGGGAGGGTTCTTATGGTTAACCCGAAGAGCGCCAAAAAGAACAAGGACATAAGGGGATGGAGAAGTTTTTTCAGCATACCGGTTCCTGGAGTGCTCGTAAAGGCACGAATATGCAAATGTAAGAATTATGCTCCGACGATTGGGCAATCAATTGGAACTCAAAATGCTTCCATGGATGATTCATTCTGTACCTGCAACCCGGTTGAGTATTTCTTCAGGGCAGATCGCGGGGGTGTTATAGATGCAAAAGTACCCGTCAAATTGTCACCAGGAATGCACACGGTGTACTTGGCAACGCCCCGCTCCGGGTCTTTCAGGTGTCAAATAGCAATTGTTTCAAAAAGAGTAAAAATAGGTTTTGTATCGGATATAGATGACACGATAGTCGTAACCCGTCTTCCGAGGGTGTTGGTTGCCGCATGGAACACGTTTGTTGTTAATGAACGCGCAAGACATCCTGTATCCGGCATGAATGTTCTATTTGAACTGTTGGCACGCGCAAACCCTGGGGCACCATTTATATATCTGTCAACCGGGGCGTGGAACACCGCAGCTGCTCTCGAGAGATTTATGACAAGAAACATATACCCACAAGGACCACTGCTTCTAACTGATTGGGGGCCAACTCATGATAGATGGTTTAGAAATGGAAATCAGCACAAAAGGGAAAATATTGAGAGATTAATTTCGGAATTTCCCCGTATAAAATGGGTGCTAATAGGAGACAGTGGGCAGCATGATGAGGGTATATACACGGAGTTTGCACTGCGTTATCCGAAAAATGTTGAACTGATCCTTATACGACGTCTGTTTGCATTTGAGGCATTCTTCATAGGGAGGTTTCTGCGCAGGAAGCAGAAGAAATCAACACTAAAGATTGTCAGATACGGATATGACGGGTCCGATATGCTAAACGAAATAAGGATGCTTCCAAAGAGCAACTTTACAATCAGGATCTAG
- a CDS encoding FUSC family protein gives MRKNTKQLVLYGHKAVAAEERGSLIQPIKATCAIVIAWIASILIFPDSHPIVATITAFLAIQPSISQAFRFGAENTVGAILGTSVALILGIAFPGNYKLLIIAGGIVGITIGWILKFGYNAICQMVISTMFVAAIIPTNSGYAFVRVMESLLGAAVGFVVNLIIVPPIQIEPAYKKMRSLADITSSTMQGLSEALRVPDKVTDTRLFNRNIELMKHGIQSADQAVEKAKESMLLNHKAKKMRAKFDDDVLVLFRLERIAGHLIGMLHVYMDSFTPELSKDSAVKEISRQLNKAAHDTQLFKRQWKPNKSNRFMQKVIRNKVAVDTTPPTSAIPILTTPLRVTKPDPIHWVAIGSMLADLKRIHDLVTGRIR, from the coding sequence GTGCGAAAAAATACAAAACAGCTCGTCCTGTACGGTCACAAAGCGGTAGCGGCAGAAGAGCGGGGATCCCTTATCCAGCCAATAAAGGCGACATGTGCAATCGTTATTGCCTGGATTGCTAGTATTCTGATTTTTCCCGACTCCCATCCAATAGTTGCAACAATTACGGCCTTTTTGGCAATACAACCGAGTATAAGTCAGGCTTTCAGATTTGGAGCTGAAAATACGGTTGGAGCAATTTTGGGCACTTCAGTGGCACTGATACTTGGCATTGCCTTTCCGGGAAATTACAAACTATTGATTATCGCTGGTGGGATTGTTGGAATAACAATCGGCTGGATACTGAAGTTTGGGTATAACGCAATTTGTCAAATGGTTATTTCAACAATGTTCGTTGCAGCCATTATCCCAACAAATAGTGGCTATGCATTCGTCAGGGTAATGGAAAGTCTTTTGGGCGCGGCGGTTGGATTTGTGGTAAACCTAATAATTGTCCCGCCGATCCAGATCGAACCCGCGTACAAAAAAATGAGATCCCTTGCCGATATAACATCTTCTACAATGCAGGGCCTATCAGAAGCGCTTAGGGTTCCAGATAAGGTCACAGATACAAGGCTGTTTAACAGAAATATAGAACTTATGAAGCACGGCATACAAAGCGCCGATCAGGCTGTCGAAAAGGCGAAAGAAAGTATGCTTTTGAACCACAAAGCTAAGAAGATGAGAGCTAAATTTGATGATGATGTATTGGTGCTATTTAGGCTAGAGAGAATCGCAGGTCATCTAATAGGCATGCTTCATGTTTACATGGACAGCTTTACCCCCGAACTCAGTAAAGACAGTGCCGTAAAGGAAATTTCCAGACAGTTGAATAAGGCCGCCCACGATACACAGCTTTTTAAAAGACAATGGAAACCCAATAAATCAAATAGGTTTATGCAGAAAGTTATACGTAATAAGGTCGCGGTTGACACAACTCCACCAACGTCTGCGATACCTATCCTGACAACACCTCTACGCGTTACAAAACCTGATCCGATTCACTGGGTTGCAATAGGTTCAATGCTTGCCGATCTAAAGCGTATACACGACCTGGTTACGGGAAGAATCCGGTGA